Proteins encoded by one window of Caldicellulosiruptoraceae bacterium PP1:
- a CDS encoding class I SAM-dependent methyltransferase, which produces MDDTIRYYDENALDFFQNTKDANMKDLYAIFLSYLPEKAKILDLGCGSGRDTKYFLDKGYDVVALDGSIEMVKLSSEYTGRKTLYMKFEDIDFHEEFDGIWACASLLHVSRSNIDNIFKKIYNALKKDGILFASFKYGNKEEYRNGRFFNYYDQESFTLLINNHPYFEIVKTVITTDVRQGRENEKWFSAVLRVIK; this is translated from the coding sequence ATGGATGATACAATAAGATATTATGATGAGAATGCACTTGATTTTTTTCAGAACACCAAAGATGCCAATATGAAAGATTTATATGCCATTTTTTTAAGTTATTTGCCTGAGAAAGCTAAAATTCTTGATTTAGGCTGTGGGTCTGGCAGAGATACAAAATACTTTTTAGATAAGGGTTATGATGTTGTTGCATTAGATGGTTCAATTGAAATGGTTAAACTATCAAGTGAGTATACAGGCAGAAAAACATTATATATGAAATTTGAAGATATTGATTTTCATGAGGAATTTGATGGTATTTGGGCTTGTGCTTCACTTCTTCACGTAAGTAGAAGTAATATAGATAATATCTTTAAAAAAATTTACAATGCACTAAAAAAAGATGGAATTCTGTTTGCTTCATTCAAATACGGTAACAAAGAAGAATATAGGAATGGAAGATTTTTTAATTACTATGACCAAGAATCATTTACTCTACTTATAAATAATCATCCGTACTTTGAGATTGTCAAAACAGTTATTACTACCGATGTCAGACAAGGTCGAGAAAATGAGAAGTGGTTTAGTGCAGTTTTAAGAGTTATCAAATAA
- the pth gene encoding aminoacyl-tRNA hydrolase, giving the protein MDYIIAGLGNPGERYKFTRHNAGFLTIDYISQLLNINVEKIGFKGVYGTIEYKGKKIMLLKPMTYMNSSGDSIVEAVNFYKLKPQNLLVIYDDIAFDVGIVKMRMKGSDGGHNGMKSIIQRLSTDQFPRLRIGIGIPKYDMVDHVLSNFGDNEKEKIFNAIKKASEGALLFVSEGIDKAMNFVNQE; this is encoded by the coding sequence TTGGACTACATTATTGCAGGGCTTGGAAATCCAGGTGAAAGATACAAATTTACAAGGCATAATGCCGGGTTCTTAACAATAGACTATATCTCGCAATTATTGAATATAAATGTTGAAAAGATTGGTTTTAAAGGGGTATATGGCACTATAGAATACAAAGGAAAGAAAATAATGCTTTTAAAGCCAATGACATATATGAACTCAAGTGGCGATAGCATAGTTGAAGCTGTTAACTTTTATAAACTAAAGCCTCAAAACTTGCTTGTAATATATGACGACATTGCCTTTGATGTAGGAATAGTAAAGATGAGAATGAAAGGTTCAGATGGTGGACATAATGGTATGAAGTCAATTATACAAAGGCTATCTACAGATCAATTTCCAAGATTAAGAATTGGAATAGGCATCCCTAAATATGATATGGTTGATCATGTTTTATCAAATTTTGGAGATAATGAAAAAGAAAAGATTTTTAATGCAATAAAAAAAGCAAGCGAAGGAGCTTTGCTATTTGTATCTGAAGGAATAGACAAAGCAATGAACTTTGTCAATCAGGAGTGA
- a CDS encoding HD domain-containing phosphohydrolase, with amino-acid sequence MITQLNKKKKYKNLILFIIAILIISSILSIFLISNNFYRQVEKQRKAELKQKVEIAYNAIYPIISKVRKSEITKEEARKRIADIVKNMTFHDEFSENYIFISSYDGIYLVQPFEPEKVGTSQWNYKDIKGTYVIRELVKAAKKYPQGSYVSYYSYLPHSKEYQPKLSYVKGIPEIEAYIGTGMYIQTTYKKMINLLNLQRLILISVFALVLILMHYFIIKEKENNRILEKEINRRIQLEDELMHEKEELTLKNQYLQTLFDNSPNALVQFDKNGYIVEINNSFTKIFGYTLEECKGKHIDDLITKKINYYEAKNISKEVFEKGFVETQGIRFSKNNRPLYVIIKSILIRINNKIVGGYGIYIDITPLREYQKKLDYMAKHDSLTGLYNYNYFNYLLKIKNKFNYPVGLIVFDLNGLKLINDTLGHSFGDLLLKEFANILFKSKKREDLAIRIGGDEFLLILQNVNSIILEEVKNKILQNISNFNQQSKTNMLVLSVALGFSIVENNKKSVTDALKEADENMYKDKLLNKASSKNQIINVLLAALGEKDNITKGHTERVKNMCEIIAQKLGLDENQTNNLILLAEMHDLGKVAIPDSVLNKSEPLTKEEWELIKSHSEKGYRIALASPELSNIAELILKHHERWDGRGYPLGLKGKEIPIECRILALADSYDAMTNLRPYNKVKTHSEAIEEIKKCSGKQFDPYIAQIFVEVFENTSII; translated from the coding sequence ATGATTACTCAATTAAATAAAAAGAAAAAATACAAAAATTTAATATTATTCATTATTGCTATACTTATTATTTCTTCTATTTTATCAATTTTTCTAATATCAAATAACTTTTATCGTCAAGTTGAAAAACAAAGGAAGGCAGAACTTAAACAAAAGGTTGAAATTGCTTATAACGCTATCTATCCAATTATTTCAAAGGTTAGAAAAAGTGAAATAACAAAAGAAGAGGCAAGAAAAAGGATAGCGGACATTGTTAAAAATATGACATTTCATGATGAATTTTCTGAAAACTATATTTTTATAAGTTCGTATGATGGGATTTATTTAGTCCAACCATTTGAGCCAGAAAAAGTTGGGACAAGCCAATGGAATTATAAAGATATTAAAGGAACATATGTAATAAGAGAGCTTGTTAAAGCAGCAAAAAAGTATCCGCAAGGTTCTTATGTTTCATATTATTCATATTTACCGCATTCAAAAGAATATCAACCAAAGTTATCATATGTAAAAGGTATTCCAGAGATTGAAGCATATATTGGAACTGGTATGTATATTCAAACAACATATAAGAAGATGATAAACCTACTAAACTTACAGAGATTAATTCTTATATCTGTATTTGCACTTGTATTAATATTAATGCATTATTTTATTATAAAAGAAAAAGAAAACAATAGAATATTGGAAAAAGAAATTAATAGAAGAATACAATTAGAAGATGAATTGATGCATGAAAAAGAAGAATTAACTTTAAAGAATCAATATTTACAGACACTTTTTGATAATTCTCCAAATGCTTTAGTTCAATTTGATAAGAATGGATATATTGTTGAAATTAATAATAGCTTTACAAAAATATTTGGATACACTTTAGAAGAATGTAAAGGTAAACATATTGATGATTTAATTACGAAAAAAATTAATTATTATGAAGCAAAAAATATTTCTAAAGAAGTTTTCGAGAAAGGCTTTGTTGAGACACAGGGCATAAGATTTAGTAAAAATAATAGGCCTTTATATGTTATTATTAAAAGTATTTTAATAAGGATAAATAATAAAATTGTTGGTGGATATGGCATATATATTGATATTACACCTCTTAGGGAATACCAAAAGAAATTGGATTATATGGCAAAGCATGATTCTTTAACTGGTCTTTATAATTATAACTATTTTAACTATCTATTGAAAATAAAAAATAAATTCAATTACCCAGTAGGACTAATTGTTTTTGACTTAAATGGTCTTAAATTGATAAATGACACCTTAGGACACAGTTTTGGTGATTTGCTTTTGAAAGAATTTGCAAATATATTATTTAAATCCAAAAAGAGAGAAGATTTAGCAATAAGAATTGGTGGAGATGAGTTTTTATTAATTCTTCAAAATGTCAATAGCATTATATTAGAAGAAGTTAAAAATAAAATTTTACAAAATATTAGTAATTTTAATCAGCAATCAAAAACTAATATGCTTGTATTAAGCGTTGCACTGGGATTTTCAATAGTTGAAAATAATAAAAAAAGTGTAACAGATGCTTTGAAAGAAGCAGATGAAAATATGTATAAAGATAAGCTACTAAATAAAGCAAGTTCAAAGAACCAGATAATAAATGTTTTATTAGCAGCTCTTGGCGAGAAAGATAATATAACAAAAGGACATACAGAAAGGGTAAAAAACATGTGCGAAATAATAGCCCAAAAACTTGGACTTGATGAAAACCAAACAAATAATCTGATTCTGCTTGCAGAAATGCATGATTTAGGAAAAGTAGCAATACCCGATTCGGTACTAAACAAAAGTGAACCACTTACTAAGGAGGAATGGGAACTTATAAAAAGCCATTCAGAAAAAGGATATAGAATTGCACTAGCTTCTCCTGAATTATCAAATATAGCTGAATTAATACTAAAACACCATGAAAGATGGGATGGGAGAGGCTATCCTTTGGGGCTTAAAGGGAAAGAAATTCCAATTGAATGTAGAATACTTGCATTAGCTGATTCGTATGATGCTATGACAAACTTAAGGCCATATAACAAAGTAAAAACACATAGTGAAGCTATTGAAGAAATCAAGAAGTGTTCAGGCAAACAATTTGATCCATATATCGCTCAGATTTTTGTTGAGGTCTTTGAAAATACTTCTATCATTTAG
- a CDS encoding DEAD/DEAH box helicase family protein: MKPEKINIIKDYLQQAEMDQIKDIYKNIEEIYKRLLSNNGIQIKKCFTGGNVDFLTELKKAFKNAVEINIIVSFLLESGVRLIIEDLIEARNRNCKIRIITGKYLNITQPSALYLIKNKLGDYVDLRFYRHEDISFHPKAYLFKYVDGGEELFIGSSNISESALTYGIEWNYRLEKTTNYQDFMFFKEEFLKIYNYNSEKINDKTLKVYSINWKKPKIPIEDDLLPSQYYIPEHNYDYENHISNISNISDNALVYDVKPVNSPEQNNNQNITSSIINPTNKKIVKLFEPRGAQIEALYELKKSRLEGFNKGLIVAATGIGKTYLAAFDSKEFKKVLFVAHREEILKQAKNIFKNIRPQDTFGFFNADIKDTISNIIFASVQTLGKEEYLNEQYFTPEYFEYIIVDEFHHAVSKSYMNIINYFKPKFLLGLTATPERLDNKDVFELCDYNIVYEIRLKDAINKGYLVPFHYYGIYDETDYTNIPITNGKYNEEELEKVLMINKRADLILKNYLKFNKQKTMAFCSTRNHAEYMAKYFKDNGIKACAVYSGIQGENTLDRNKALEKFKKGDIKVIFTVDMFNEGVDIPEIDMVMFLRPTESPTIFMQQLGRGLRKSKNKNYLTVLDFIGNYKKANLIPFFLCGDQYDIERIKRTKYFADDFEFPDDCLVDFDFRIIDIFKKQSEQYKNIEEIIYEEYLRIKEMLGYKPLRLDFFKYADEAIYLNMKKASKSNINILKDYISFLKKYNELNEKELLLYSTFAHDFIKCIENTYMSKSYKMPLLLAFYNNGDMKLAISPDDIYKSFKDFYSNPSNAVDLERHKSTEGFIEWDKDDYLELSRRNPENFLIRSHPEFFFRNNDSFCLNEKLEPFIKNQEFVRHFKDAIDYRIKRYYKERIR; encoded by the coding sequence ATGAAACCAGAAAAAATAAATATCATAAAAGATTATTTGCAACAAGCAGAAATGGACCAAATTAAAGATATTTATAAAAATATTGAAGAAATATATAAAAGGTTACTTTCAAATAACGGCATCCAAATAAAAAAATGTTTTACTGGTGGTAATGTTGATTTCTTAACCGAATTAAAAAAAGCTTTCAAAAATGCAGTTGAAATAAATATAATTGTATCTTTTTTACTTGAATCTGGAGTAAGGCTGATAATAGAAGATTTAATAGAAGCAAGGAATAGGAATTGTAAAATAAGAATAATAACAGGTAAATACTTAAATATAACTCAACCATCTGCTTTATATCTTATTAAGAATAAATTAGGAGATTATGTCGATTTAAGGTTTTATAGGCATGAAGATATATCTTTTCACCCAAAAGCCTATTTATTTAAATATGTTGATGGTGGAGAAGAATTATTCATAGGTTCATCAAATATTTCGGAATCTGCTCTAACTTATGGTATCGAATGGAATTATAGGCTTGAGAAAACCACTAATTATCAAGACTTTATGTTTTTTAAAGAAGAATTTTTAAAGATTTATAATTATAATTCTGAGAAAATTAATGATAAAACATTAAAAGTATATAGTATAAACTGGAAGAAGCCAAAAATTCCAATTGAAGATGATTTATTGCCTTCACAGTATTATATACCTGAACACAATTATGATTATGAAAATCATATATCTAATATTTCAAATATATCTGATAATGCTTTAGTATATGACGTAAAACCAGTTAATAGTCCTGAACAAAATAATAATCAAAATATTACTTCTTCTATTATTAATCCCACAAATAAAAAAATAGTGAAATTATTTGAGCCAAGAGGAGCTCAAATAGAAGCATTATATGAACTTAAAAAAAGTAGACTGGAAGGTTTTAATAAAGGTCTCATAGTTGCTGCAACAGGTATTGGAAAAACATATTTAGCTGCTTTTGACTCAAAGGAATTTAAAAAGGTTTTATTTGTTGCTCATAGAGAAGAAATTTTAAAACAGGCTAAAAATATCTTTAAAAATATAAGACCACAAGATACTTTTGGTTTTTTTAATGCTGATATAAAAGATACAATAAGCAATATTATATTTGCTTCTGTTCAAACTTTAGGAAAAGAAGAATATCTCAATGAACAATATTTTACACCTGAATATTTTGAATACATAATAGTGGATGAATTTCATCACGCAGTATCTAAAAGTTATATGAATATAATAAACTATTTCAAACCTAAATTTTTATTGGGATTAACTGCTACGCCAGAAAGATTAGATAATAAAGATGTTTTTGAATTATGCGATTATAACATTGTATACGAAATAAGGCTTAAAGATGCAATAAACAAAGGCTATCTTGTCCCTTTTCATTATTATGGTATATATGATGAAACAGATTATACAAATATACCAATAACAAATGGAAAGTATAATGAAGAAGAATTAGAAAAGGTTTTGATGATAAATAAAAGAGCTGATTTAATTCTTAAAAACTATCTTAAATTTAATAAACAAAAAACAATGGCTTTTTGTTCAACTAGAAATCATGCTGAATATATGGCAAAATATTTTAAGGATAATGGTATAAAAGCATGTGCTGTTTATAGTGGAATTCAAGGTGAAAACACCTTAGATAGAAACAAAGCTTTAGAGAAGTTTAAAAAAGGAGACATTAAGGTTATATTTACAGTCGATATGTTTAATGAAGGTGTTGATATACCAGAGATTGATATGGTAATGTTTTTGCGTCCAACAGAATCCCCAACAATATTCATGCAACAATTAGGTAGAGGTTTACGAAAATCAAAAAATAAAAATTACTTAACTGTATTAGATTTTATAGGTAATTATAAAAAAGCAAACTTAATACCATTTTTCTTATGTGGTGATCAATATGATATTGAAAGAATTAAGAGAACAAAGTATTTTGCAGATGATTTTGAATTTCCTGATGATTGCTTGGTGGATTTTGATTTTCGAATAATTGATATATTTAAAAAGCAATCTGAACAATATAAGAATATTGAAGAGATAATATATGAAGAATATTTGAGAATAAAAGAGATGCTGGGTTATAAACCGCTTAGATTAGATTTTTTCAAATATGCCGATGAGGCAATTTATTTAAACATGAAAAAAGCTTCTAAATCAAATATAAATATTTTGAAAGATTATATATCATTTTTGAAAAAATATAATGAATTAAATGAGAAGGAATTATTACTATATTCTACATTTGCACATGATTTTATTAAATGTATTGAAAATACCTATATGAGTAAAAGCTATAAGATGCCTCTACTTTTGGCTTTTTATAATAATGGTGACATGAAACTTGCAATTTCACCAGATGATATTTATAAAAGTTTTAAAGATTTTTATTCAAATCCATCAAATGCTGTTGATTTAGAAAGGCATAAAAGCACAGAAGGTTTTATTGAATGGGATAAAGATGATTATTTAGAATTGTCACGAAGAAACCCAGAAAATTTCTTAATAAGATCGCATCCAGAGTTCTTTTTTAGAAATAATGATAGTTTTTGTCTTAATGAAAAGCTTGAACCATTTATTAAAAATCAAGAATTTGTTAGACACTTTAAAGATGCTATAGATTATAGAATTAAACGTTACTATAAGGAGAGAATTAGATAA
- a CDS encoding HD-GYP domain-containing protein, whose protein sequence is MRFVDIDHLEEGMIVGRDILDIHGTILLRAGIVLNNFYIESLKKKNFNGIYIEDDISKDIIPSDIIPHSLRMKMVEALQLISEGEFKKDTNIREIKNVIVTVIEELINTDAYLNIIELKTVDEYLYSHSVNTTLISLLIGIELGLGKKELYHLGISALLHDIGKKFIPREILDKPDKLTEQEYEEIKNHPILGYKYAREMGFSLLVCSGIIDHHERYNGEGYPNKKREKQISFFGRVISIADVYDALTSTRTYRKAFPPNEAFEYIGSLSGTHFEQKIVSAFTRRIFPYPIGTIVQLSNDMVGIVVKNYKSFPLRPDVKIFKINNVFIDNPCILELTKHLNVTILNAMGNI, encoded by the coding sequence ATGAGATTTGTTGATATAGACCATCTTGAAGAAGGAATGATAGTAGGAAGAGATATTTTAGACATACATGGAACCATCCTTCTTAGAGCAGGTATTGTTCTTAATAATTTTTACATTGAAAGTTTAAAAAAGAAAAATTTCAATGGCATTTATATCGAAGATGACATATCTAAAGATATTATACCATCAGATATAATACCACATTCGCTGAGGATGAAAATGGTTGAGGCTTTGCAACTTATTTCAGAAGGTGAGTTTAAAAAAGATACAAATATCAGGGAAATTAAAAATGTTATTGTAACCGTAATTGAAGAGTTAATTAATACAGATGCATATTTAAACATAATTGAACTAAAAACAGTTGATGAATATCTTTATTCTCATTCTGTTAACACAACATTAATCTCACTTTTAATTGGAATTGAATTAGGGTTAGGAAAGAAAGAATTATATCATTTAGGAATATCAGCTCTTTTACATGATATTGGTAAAAAATTTATACCAAGAGAAATATTGGATAAACCTGACAAACTTACTGAACAGGAATATGAAGAAATAAAGAATCATCCTATTTTAGGCTATAAATATGCAAGAGAGATGGGTTTTTCATTATTAGTATGCAGTGGTATAATAGACCACCATGAAAGATATAATGGTGAAGGTTATCCCAATAAAAAAAGAGAAAAGCAAATAAGCTTTTTTGGAAGAGTAATATCTATTGCTGATGTATATGATGCATTAACGTCAACAAGAACGTATAGAAAAGCTTTTCCACCAAATGAAGCTTTTGAGTACATAGGTTCATTATCAGGAACCCATTTTGAACAAAAGATTGTAAGTGCATTTACTCGCCGAATTTTCCCCTATCCAATAGGGACAATTGTTCAATTAAGTAATGATATGGTGGGTATAGTAGTTAAAAATTATAAATCTTTTCCATTAAGACCTGATGTAAAGATATTTAAAATTAACAATGTTTTTATTGATAATCCTTGCATATTAGAATTAACAAAACATCTAAATGTAACAATTTTAAATGCTATGGGAAATATATAG
- a CDS encoding ribose-phosphate diphosphokinase, with protein MITHGKDIKIFAGNSNKALAEEIANKLNLKLGDAEVGRFSDGEISVKINETVRGSDVFVVQSTSYPVNDNLMELLILIDALRRASAGRITAVIPYYGYARQDRKARARDPITAKLVANLLTSAGADRILTMDLHAPQIQGFFDIPLDHLLGVPILARYFLENVNLENGVVVSPDLGSVTRARNFATKLELPLAIIDKRRPKANVAEIMNIIGDVKDKTVIMVDDMIDTAGTIVLASQALKDYGAKRVLACCTHPVLSGPAIDRIKDSPIEELIVLNTIPLPDEKKLDKIKVISVASIFAEAITRIYEDVAISSLFDDYISTKNNR; from the coding sequence GTGATAACTCATGGTAAGGATATAAAGATTTTTGCTGGAAATTCTAATAAGGCACTTGCTGAAGAAATAGCAAATAAGCTAAATTTAAAACTTGGTGATGCTGAAGTTGGCAGATTTTCAGATGGAGAAATCTCGGTTAAAATTAATGAAACTGTTCGTGGTTCTGATGTTTTTGTCGTTCAATCAACAAGCTATCCAGTAAACGATAATTTAATGGAGCTTTTGATACTTATAGATGCTCTAAGAAGGGCATCAGCGGGTAGAATAACTGCAGTTATACCATACTATGGTTATGCAAGACAAGATAGAAAAGCAAGAGCAAGAGACCCAATCACAGCAAAATTGGTTGCAAATCTTTTAACATCAGCAGGAGCTGATAGAATCTTAACTATGGATTTACATGCCCCCCAAATTCAAGGTTTTTTTGATATTCCATTAGACCATCTTTTAGGAGTTCCAATTCTTGCAAGATATTTCTTAGAAAATGTAAATTTAGAAAATGGTGTTGTAGTATCTCCAGACTTAGGTAGTGTTACAAGGGCACGAAATTTTGCAACAAAACTTGAATTACCACTTGCAATTATAGATAAAAGAAGGCCTAAGGCTAATGTTGCTGAGATAATGAACATCATAGGTGATGTTAAGGATAAAACAGTTATAATGGTTGATGATATGATAGATACTGCTGGAACAATTGTTTTAGCAAGTCAAGCTCTTAAAGACTATGGAGCAAAGAGGGTTCTTGCTTGTTGTACACATCCAGTATTATCTGGACCAGCAATTGATAGGATAAAAGACTCACCAATTGAAGAATTGATAGTTTTAAATACTATCCCACTACCAGATGAAAAGAAACTTGATAAGATAAAGGTAATAAGCGTTGCTAGCATATTCGCAGAAGCCATTACAAGAATATACGAAGATGTAGCAATAAGCTCACTTTTTGATGATTATATAAGTACAAAGAATAATAGATAA